ATAATTGTATGATTGTGTACTTTCTCAATGGCCATTCCTGTTATGCAGGAGCTCTTGGTTTTGTGGACCTGTTTTGTATCTGGCCACACTTGAATTTTCTCATTAGTTCCAAAAGCTTTTCTGTTAATCCATTTGGGAATTCTGGGTGCatatagtgatatcttatgcaAATATTAATTCTGCCCTCTCCTTTCCTaaagttatataatttatttctgtttcctaaCTCATTGCTTTGGCAACATACAGTTAGTTGTTTTAAAGATGGTGTGACTGATAAAAATTATGAAGCTTTGGAAGGTTTGGGGCACACAGGAATTAAGGGCAGGACGACTAGCCAAGGAGCTGAAGCAATTAGTGTGGTGTGATAATGGGCTGGGAAAGATGAGAGCTGAGCACATAGGAAGAAAAGAGTGTAGCTAAGAATTACTCAGATAAAGGACTGGTGAGACTTGGTAATGGGAAAAGGCAGTGGAAGGGGGAAAAATTCCCCAAACTCCAATCTGAATCAAGATATTCTAACACACTGGCTCCCAAACAACTTAATCTCAGACTAAGAAAATATCCACATTTTTAAAGGAGGAGGGAGTTGACATAGCCAactgtttgtttttaactaaCTACTAAACCCTACCACAATCATTTTTTAAGGACCaaaaaattcagaaagatataACCTGAAAAACAAATAgccttctgaaaaaagaaaattaattagaaTTCTCATTTTAGAAGTTTTGAGAATGGcaattcaagaaagaaaattagcaaCCATGTCTCTAGGCTCTGAcacttaattattatattttggaTGTAGCAAGATTAACACTTTTCTCAGTTTACACAGCATCTTTACAAATGGGGTCTCAATCCTCCTCACAGCACCCGGCAGTAGGTAATAAGAGAAATGCCAAACATGTGTCTGGAGTGCTACCATTTGCAAAGCATCATCTCCCCTTTGATGCCCACATTCCCTAACATGTCACCTTGCAATCTGCACCCCATCAAACCCCCTCCTCCTGTGTTTTCCAACCCCAATGACCTATTACCCACTTCCAGGTTCTTGCACAGACCACCATCCCTGTCTAGTTTACTTGGAGAACTCCTGTTCATCAAGCAGAAAATGGCTTTCATCCTCTTCCCAGTGGGAGGGAAGAAGTGAGGGTCTGTCCACAGGCAACATGGTGGTTGGTGGTTTTTAAGAGGGGGACTAGAGCCTGACGTATGCAGTGGGAACACAGACCCTCAGTTGCATCATGGAAACCACATGCCTTAAAGCACTGGTTCCCCAAGACCAACCTCCCtgagcatcagttttctcatctgtacaacctcaaagcttttattttaaattgccaacaaatatttattgagtgcctactatataaCAGACCAGACACTGCCAACACCTAGCGTATAGTAGAGGCTCAACCTCAGAAAAGCGGGACTCATGAAGGGAGCAGAGCCAAGGCCTAAATTTTCACTCTAAATACTACATGCAGCTAATGGCCAGTCTGTGTCACCCTCTTGAGACTTTTTCCTAAAAATCCCCACCctcgggcttcccgggtggctcagtggttgagagtccacctgccgatgcaggggacacgggttcgtgccccggtccaggaaaatcccacatgctgggcccgtgagccagggccgctgagcctgcgcgtctggagcctgtgctccgcaatgggagaggccacgacagtgagaggcccgcgtaccgcaaaaaaaaaaaaaaaatccccactcccacccctttgTAAGTAGACATGGCAGTCCTGGGATTTCATACCCTCCTCTTTGGTCTGGAGAAAGTGAAAAGCTGGACATGTCCATGAGGAAATTTGGAACTACAGATAGGGAAGTTGGACAATAAGGGGTGATATTTTCTTTTGATCACTGCATTTATCCAAATTATCCTTAACAAGTACATATTgctctttttaaatatcttttctttttctgatacaAGCTCAATGAGAAACAGAATTCCTTTTATAGGAGGGAAAAGTTTTTTTTCCAAGTCAGGCCAAAAACATTTGCATGCGTCAACCCATACACTTTGTGACCCCACTTTTAGGGGTCAAGAAGAGTAGCACTTTTCTATATCCCACTTTACAGCCATCATCTCCAGTCCTTACAACCCTGTGCACAGGCTCAATTATCTTCATTTCACAaacgaggaaaccaaggctcggCAAGGCAAGTAGCTTGCCCAGGGCCGCACAGTGAGCTGAGAGCCATCTAACACCAAAACCCTTGCCCTTCAGCTGTGCCCAGAATGGGTGAGACTGTGGGCCCAGCTCTGACCAACTCCCCTGTCACTTCTACAGCCTCCATGTACTCGGAGATCCAGAGGGAGCGGGCGGACATCGGAGGCCTGATGGCCCGGCAAGAATACAGAGAGTGGAACCCGGAGCTCATCAAGCCCAAGAAGCTGCTGAACCCCGTGAAGGCCTCCCGGAGCCACCAGGAGCTGCACCGAGAGCTGCTCATGAATCACAGGAGGTGGGAGTGGAGTTCGGCTGCCTAGTCTGGCAAGCACCCCCTCAGGCCTGCTGAGGCGCGGGGAGGTGCCCCTCATGAAAGGCAGGCCTGGTAGTCATCCTGGGGCTCCTAGAGGCTGAGGAGGTCAAAGGGCGCCCCACATGGTCACCAGCAGACACTATGAAGGTCCAAAGGCCCTGTTCTCCCACCCAGCTACCTACCTGTAGCTGCCCTCCAGGTGCATTGACCATGTGCGAGGCACCGTGCCCAGACTTGGGGCTACAAGAAGGAATGGGACCcagttcctgccctcacagaggAGATAGATGCATACCAGGTGGTAGGATGGGTGCTTGGATGGGGCCATAAATGGGCCTGCGACCCCAGAGGAGCTGCCAGGCAGTGTTCCAAGATACCATCACTTCCTCCATGAGGTCAAGGCCCGAAGGGTGGGCACAAGTCAGCCAGCTTAGGAGGGGGACACTGGCCGGTAGAAGCAAGTATGTTCCCAGCAGATGGAGAAGCATGTGCGAACGGACCGGAGACAGGAGTAGCTCAGAGTGGCTGGAGCAAAGATTGTAAGGTAGGCCAGAAGAGACACGTGGACCTGTGAAGGGTCTCAAGCAGGGGTGTCACAGTCGTGGAGGGGGTATGAGTGGAGCAAGGAGGCCAGGAGCATGCAATGAGCAAGGCAGGCTTGGGGCATCAGGGTTGGGACTGGATTATTGAGAGAGattgtggggaaggggagagggaggctgaGCTTTCCGCCCCTCCGAGGCCAGAGCACCAGGACGAAGGCCGCAGTGCCTTTGAAGCTCCCTCTACTGGCCGTTTTTGGTATTGGCGCTGGCTGtgattttcattcttgttttcagTTGTGCGCAACATCCCTTCCTCAGATCTCACTTTGCCTCCTCCGTGTTGTGCCCACCCCCTCCTCTTAGTCACAGCAGTCTCTCTGTATCCACAGAGGGTGGGTTCCGGAACCCCCCACAGAACcccaaatccacagatgctcCAGTCCCTTATGTATTTAAAAGGGCCTAGTACAGCCAGCCCTCCGTATCCCCGGAGTCAGCCAACCACCGATCTGATCCGCGGAAACAAAGCGCTGACTGTGTATTATGAGTATTTTCTCAGGTTGCCTTTTAGAGTCATCCCGTTTAAAATCACCACAATTAAACAAAAGCCTAAAGACAAAtcaggggaaatatttgcaatataaatGATAAGAATACATATGTACCTCTTATaaattcataaggaaaaaatGATAGGTATGGTTAGGTCgcaaaagaagaaatgcaagTAGCTGGCAAACATCTCCAAGGCTGGTCCATGTGACTAGCaatcaaagaaacaaaggaaaaccagATATTTTTTGCCTACCAGATTCTCAAATACAAAAAGATCGGATAGTGACAATAGGGAGAAACAGATGCTCTTGTATACTGTTGACGGAAGTATAAAGTGGATAATCTTTTCTAAGGAACAAGATGGGAATATGTatccaaaatcttttaaaagcgCCTGACCCAGCAGCTCTACCTCTAGAAACTCATCCTGAGAAAATAACCAGTAATATCATAAAACCTGGCCTCTGAACTTAGACAGGCGTAGGTGCAAATCCTCCTTCGGTCCCTTCATAGCGGTGACTTGGACCCGTGTCTTAAATCCTAGGAGCCTTCCCTGTATAACGGGACAGTAATGGTTTCACCTCCCCGGGCTAGCAGGAGGATTGCACGATGTAATGGTATAGGTTGATGTCTGTGCAGGGTGTAGCCCTGGGTGGGGAGAAGTTGGGGGTCTCCTAACAACCACCTCCTCCCGCCACCCCAGGGGCCTGGGCGTGGACAGCAAGCCGGAGCTGCAGCGTGTCCTGGAGCACCGCCGGCGGAACCAGCTCatcaagaagaagaaggaggaactGGAGGCCAAGCGCTTGCAGTGCCCCTTTGAGCAGGAGCTCCTGAAACGGCAGCAGAGGCTGAGCCAGGTGGGTGGGGGCCCCCAGACCCGGCCCACGCCTCCTCCAAGACTGTCCTGGCCCAGGGAGGAGCTCCGCATGCGGCCACGGCTGACCACGAGGTTGAGCAAAATGGGGACTGCACCAGGAGTCCACCCCTGGCCTGAGTCCTCACTCTGCCACTCCCTTTGCTGCGTGACTTTGGGCCAGTGGCTtcctctctctgaacctcagtttcctcatgggcCCAATGTATTGCATGCTGATTCTGATTGCCTTCTCTCAACTGCCCCGTGAGCTCGGCGGAGTTCCCATTTTAGAAACGAGGTTAGCAATCTGAACCAGGCTTCACGGGGAGAACAGTCTCATGCTCTGTTCCCCCCAGCTACCAGGCTGGGGGCAAAACTGATCCCCATTCTGTTTCCCCAGAGAGGACCCTTGGTCCAAACCCAGTGGCTTTTGAGAATGGGAATTCCCCTAGCCCACCCACTTCacatctctgtttctctctccttcagcTGGAAAAACCaccagaaaaggaagaggacCATGCCCCCGAATTTATTAAAGTCAGGGAAAACCTGCGGAGAATCACCACCCTGACCCGTGAAGAGAGAGCGCTTTAGAGCcagctgctggagctccagcGCCCCCTGCAGCCCGCCCCTGGTCCCCACACCTTCCTGCAGCCCTGCTGTAGCCGGCAGCCCTGGGCCCCTGGTCTTGACACATCTGTGATGGTCACACTCGCTTCTGTAAAATGCGTTGTCTCAGAGGGccgccctccccccaaccccccgaaGATGGGGGCTCCTGAGCTCCCAGCCTTTTCGTTCTGAGTACTCATCCCTCCTGCTCCAAGAAGAAGCCACTGCTGGGAAAACTTTCACCAGGCACCTCTCCCTGAGGGGGCTTCTGAGCTCTGCCAAGATTTTTCTGGCAGAGTTGAGAAGGGACAGGGGCATCTCTGGCTGGACAGGCCGTCCGTTCTGCCCAGGCCCCATGGGGCCCTGCTTCTCTGGGCAGCCCAGCTCCCAGGTCTCCAAGAACTTCCCTGCCTGGGGTGGTCTCTGCAGCCCGGTGTGGGGCAGCTCAGCAGAGCATCCCGGGATGCCGGCTCTGCAAGCCGCCTGAGGGGAGGACGGGTCTGCCTAACGGCGACAGCTTCTTTCTCAGACCCTGCCAGCCTTTTCCCACCCCCATGCCTTTATCTTCTCCTCTCCACAGCCCCACCCTCTCCAGGCCCTGTAACCACACCTAGCCAGGGCTGCAGCCCTTCCGCTACTGGACGGCtagaacagtgcttctcaaacttcacaGTGCCTATAAATTACTGGGGATCTTGCTAAAAGACCGGCTTTTGGGTCAGTAGATTTGGGGTGCGGGCTGAGATTCTCATTGCTAAGAAGCTCCTAGACTGCTGGGCTGAGGCCCACACTGTACCCGGCAAGGCTGGAGCGTCCAGGGGTGGTCAATGAGGCCATCTCTGCCCCACAGCGCCCACGGCCCTCTGCCCTGGAGATTCCCACCTGCCACCACAGCCCCCAAGGGCTCCTTATTTTCCACCCACCCCAGGGACCTCAGGCCTGGGAAGGCTCTTGCCTAGCAAATTGTGTTATGTGACCAGAAATGTATGTAATCGCCAATCTGCATTTCTTACCACACTGATGCAATTCTAGCCAAAGACTCCcacaaaacttttcttttaaaccttTTCCCGAAGCCTATGAAGAGCAAATTATAACGTGATTTCCAATAGGcttctgaaaatataaaaaacggTTTGAAGACCCTACAGCCACCCTTCCAAACCGGTCCCGTTGAGTCCCCATTTCCAGCCTCTGCACCTGGGACCCACCCCTATTTGGTTTCCATCACCTGGGCCAGCTTCAGTGAATTCACCCATTCTTCCTCAAAACGCCCTTCCCAACGCGAGACCAAATGTTTCAGCCTTTTACTCCTATCCCATATTTAAAGATTTAGAGACTAAACCGGGcctgtttctttttcccctgAAGTCCCTGCCTCTGGCTTTGTAAACCCATCATTCAAGGTAGCAGGGCAGTGCTAGAAAAGCATTTCCTTTCACACCCCAAGACTGACACAGAGCTACCAGAAAGAGCTACCGCTGGGATGCCCTTTGATACTTGGACCaagggtgggaggaaagggatCATCCTGGTCTTAGGCCTAACTGGGTGGCTGGAGAGGGACTAAAGACATCATCCTTTTCCTGTGGGGGGCGGCGGCTCTAAAAGTCTCTCAAATGTGACAGTCTTAGTGAGAAGATGGTAATACTGTTTTAAATGTCTGCCAGGTGAGAGAATGCTAAGAATGCACAGTCCCTAAATAAAgaccaccccttccccaaagaaGCTGTCCCCTGTGTGTTGTTCAGAAAGGAAAAGCAAGACTGAGTATCTAGGATGAAGTAGGCCCCTCCAAGGGAATGCTTGGGATTTCACTCTGTGGGGCCCCATAGGTGCTCCACAGAGGTGGCAAATCATGGAGACAAAGCCCCAGAAGTAGAAGGAAACTCAAGTACCATGTCGTCCATGGAGCCATGGCAGACACCCTTGATCACTCCCCAGTGGTCAGCCCCAACTCCTTCTCTCCAGCCATCTCCCATTGTAGAGGCTGTAAATACAGAGTCTCACTGTTACAGCCTCCTTTACAGCTTGGGGTGACCATGTGACCAGGTATGGCCAGTGA
This genomic interval from Lagenorhynchus albirostris chromosome 10, mLagAlb1.1, whole genome shotgun sequence contains the following:
- the FAM107A gene encoding actin-associated protein FAM107A isoform X2; the encoded protein is MAQRLSERVRGPSEATGLYRAVLLRSASMYSEIQRERADIGGLMARQEYREWNPELIKPKKLLNPVKASRSHQELHRELLMNHRRGLGVDSKPELQRVLEHRRRNQLIKKKKEELEAKRLQCPFEQELLKRQQRLSQLEKPPEKEEDHAPEFIKVRENLRRITTLTREERAL
- the FAM107A gene encoding actin-associated protein FAM107A isoform X3, which produces MAQAQLRTSMYSEIQRERADIGGLMARQEYREWNPELIKPKKLLNPVKASRSHQELHRELLMNHRRGLGVDSKPELQRVLEHRRRNQLIKKKKEELEAKRLQCPFEQELLKRQQRLSQLEKPPEKEEDHAPEFIKVRENLRRITTLTREERAL
- the FAM107A gene encoding actin-associated protein FAM107A isoform X1, with the translated sequence MYSEIQRERADIGGLMARQEYREWNPELIKPKKLLNPVKASRSHQELHRELLMNHRRGLGVDSKPELQRVLEHRRRNQLIKKKKEELEAKRLQCPFEQELLKRQQRLSQLEKPPEKEEDHAPEFIKVRENLRRITTLTREERAL